In Candidatus Neomarinimicrobiota bacterium, a genomic segment contains:
- a CDS encoding xanthine dehydrogenase family protein molybdopterin-binding subunit translates to MAEKSSVSRREFIKAASATGAGLVIGFYLPSRNQLLASGTIENSFVPNIWVTVQPDDQIIITSGKSEMGQGVWTSLPMIIAEEMDADWSKVKIEQGIGTKETAGRYGTGGSRSVRDSWTKLRRAGATAREMLLSAAAREWNIEKSECTVENSIVRHPATSRQMTFGQLTVAASKERVPKKVTLKDPSNFKLIGTDIPRKDTPLKVTGAAGFAMDINLDGMVIAMVVRPPRFGATVKKIDSKQAEKTNGILDIFEVSNGVAVVGSNTWAVLQARQVLNVSWSKGESPDLDSEMITKLINDMADKKGATGKKEGNPERALKKADKVINAVYEVPYQAHAAMEPVNCVVDIKPDFCRIWAPTQNPSQAHEQAAKITGLPKDKIEIHVPFLGGSFGRKSFNDFIDDGLEVAKKMKKPVKLIWKREDDTRHGYYRPTSKHILSGGLDNNGKLDVWKHKVIAPSVLFGQMFKYPVPFKDKMDSFIALEGARNIHYEIPNIRVEYKSVRVSVPLGWWRSVYDSQNAYANECFIDELAYSAGKDPVQFRLERLKNSPRDAGVLRLATDNANWGKKLPTGHFHGVANHASFGSYVAQVAEISVKDDGTVAVHKVTCAVDCGQTVNPSIVKTQMESSIAYGLSATLKGEITIKNGQVVQSNFHDFDVLRIDEMPDVDVHIVQSTEHPGGVGEPGLPPIAPAVANAVFAATGKRVRKLPIKPEYLVS, encoded by the coding sequence GTGGCTGAAAAATCTTCAGTCAGTCGCAGGGAATTTATCAAAGCTGCTTCCGCAACGGGAGCGGGGCTTGTAATAGGTTTCTATCTCCCCTCCCGAAATCAGCTTCTGGCATCCGGCACTATTGAAAACTCTTTTGTCCCCAACATATGGGTCACTGTCCAGCCGGACGACCAAATCATAATTACTTCCGGAAAATCAGAGATGGGACAGGGTGTCTGGACATCCCTACCTATGATTATTGCTGAAGAAATGGATGCAGACTGGTCCAAAGTAAAGATTGAACAAGGCATAGGCACTAAAGAAACAGCCGGACGCTACGGCACAGGTGGTAGTCGCTCCGTTCGTGACAGCTGGACAAAACTTCGAAGAGCCGGTGCTACCGCCAGAGAAATGCTTCTGTCCGCGGCAGCACGTGAATGGAATATTGAAAAAAGTGAGTGCACTGTTGAGAACAGTATTGTACGCCATCCCGCAACCTCAAGACAGATGACTTTTGGACAATTGACCGTGGCGGCATCAAAGGAGCGAGTACCAAAAAAGGTTACCTTGAAAGATCCCTCAAATTTCAAGCTTATTGGAACGGATATCCCCCGTAAGGACACCCCTCTGAAAGTAACGGGTGCTGCTGGTTTTGCAATGGATATAAACCTTGATGGTATGGTCATTGCCATGGTGGTCCGGCCACCCAGGTTCGGAGCCACCGTTAAAAAAATTGACAGCAAGCAAGCTGAAAAAACAAATGGGATTCTTGATATCTTTGAAGTCTCAAACGGTGTAGCTGTTGTAGGCTCCAACACTTGGGCCGTGTTGCAAGCAAGGCAGGTACTCAATGTCTCCTGGAGCAAAGGTGAATCACCTGATCTTGACAGTGAAATGATAACAAAACTAATCAATGATATGGCTGATAAGAAAGGAGCTACAGGCAAGAAAGAGGGGAACCCTGAGCGTGCTCTAAAAAAAGCTGATAAAGTGATAAATGCTGTTTATGAGGTTCCCTATCAAGCTCATGCCGCCATGGAACCTGTTAATTGCGTGGTAGACATAAAACCGGATTTCTGCAGGATCTGGGCACCTACACAAAACCCAAGTCAGGCTCATGAACAAGCTGCCAAGATTACTGGATTACCCAAGGATAAGATTGAAATTCATGTCCCATTCCTTGGTGGCAGTTTCGGCAGAAAATCTTTCAATGACTTTATTGATGATGGATTAGAAGTAGCAAAAAAAATGAAGAAACCGGTAAAGCTTATCTGGAAAAGAGAGGATGATACTCGCCACGGTTACTACCGACCTACAAGTAAACATATTTTATCTGGGGGCTTGGATAATAATGGGAAACTGGATGTGTGGAAACATAAAGTTATAGCACCTTCTGTATTGTTTGGCCAAATGTTCAAATACCCCGTCCCTTTCAAAGATAAGATGGATAGTTTTATTGCTCTGGAAGGCGCAAGAAACATACACTATGAAATTCCCAACATACGTGTTGAGTATAAATCAGTAAGGGTAAGCGTTCCGCTTGGCTGGTGGCGCTCCGTTTACGATTCTCAAAATGCCTATGCCAACGAATGTTTTATAGATGAATTGGCTTATTCTGCTGGGAAAGACCCGGTTCAATTCCGCCTAGAACGTTTAAAGAATTCTCCCCGGGACGCAGGCGTTCTGCGCCTGGCAACTGATAATGCCAATTGGGGAAAGAAACTACCGACCGGTCACTTTCATGGTGTTGCTAATCACGCTTCTTTCGGTTCATACGTGGCCCAAGTGGCGGAAATTTCCGTAAAAGATGATGGAACAGTGGCAGTCCATAAGGTTACTTGCGCAGTTGACTGCGGGCAAACAGTCAATCCGTCCATTGTAAAGACTCAAATGGAAAGTTCCATAGCATACGGCCTTTCAGCAACTCTCAAAGGTGAGATAACAATTAAGAACGGGCAGGTGGTCCAGAGCAATTTTCACGATTTCGATGTGCTGAGAATTGATGAAATGCCAGACGTGGATGTTCACATTGTTCAAAGTACCGAACATCCTGGTGGTGTAGGTGAACCGGGCCTCCCTCCCATCGCACCCGCCGTTGCCAACGCCGTATTTGCAGCCACTGGTAAAAGAGTCAGAAAACTCCCCATCAAACCTGAATATTTAGTTAGTTAA
- a CDS encoding Xaa-Pro dipeptidase produces MIRQKNHTIKIVTLLTGLLFHTTLQPQSVRALVGGTLIDGYGGQPLANSVILIRGEQIEAVGQVGSLAVPPDAEVISTEGMSVLPGLWDMHVHLMINGHADYDHWDKTYSSRFRNEIMPASAKQLLLAGVTSARDLGGPLDDVLAVKKAVNDGKIPGPTLYVSGPFIQHKPYPGTEQFRWGVQGEKDARAKVRKLAKSGVDVIKLIDQDQMTMDEVLAVVDEAHKNNLKVVGHSHRPEEIRRGVKAGVDNFEHTGLSSAPEYPPDVMAMLEERTAQMNLGPLYWTPTVSILFNYEYMRDFPEMLDDPSWKEGLSQDIIDDIRSSLATPDRLPYYQLTPIRRPTLKKKFQQLREAGIVLMIGTDSGVPMLFHSQSTWNELDIWVNHFGVPAMEAIRAATYWPAKFMEQEDNSGTIAAGKYADIIAVRGDVLRNISHLQNVDIVIKHGVRYK; encoded by the coding sequence ATGATCAGACAAAAAAATCATACTATCAAGATAGTGACCCTCCTTACGGGACTTCTCTTTCACACCACTCTTCAGCCTCAATCCGTAAGAGCACTGGTTGGCGGTACACTCATCGATGGATATGGAGGTCAACCTTTGGCAAACAGCGTCATTCTAATTCGAGGTGAACAGATCGAGGCTGTGGGCCAGGTGGGCTCCCTGGCCGTGCCGCCAGATGCTGAAGTCATCAGCACAGAGGGTATGAGTGTTCTGCCCGGCCTCTGGGATATGCATGTCCACTTGATGATCAATGGCCACGCTGATTACGACCACTGGGACAAGACATATTCAAGTCGTTTCAGGAATGAGATCATGCCTGCTTCGGCGAAACAACTTCTTCTTGCTGGAGTCACCAGCGCCCGGGATCTGGGAGGACCGCTGGATGACGTACTGGCCGTTAAAAAAGCAGTGAATGATGGCAAGATTCCCGGCCCCACCCTTTATGTTTCCGGCCCTTTTATTCAGCATAAACCATATCCAGGAACCGAGCAGTTCAGGTGGGGTGTGCAAGGTGAAAAGGATGCCCGAGCCAAGGTGCGTAAACTGGCCAAATCAGGGGTGGATGTTATCAAACTTATTGATCAGGATCAGATGACCATGGATGAAGTGCTGGCAGTCGTGGACGAAGCTCATAAGAATAATCTGAAAGTGGTGGGCCACTCCCACCGCCCCGAAGAGATCCGCCGTGGAGTAAAGGCAGGCGTTGACAACTTTGAGCATACGGGCCTATCCAGTGCCCCGGAATACCCACCCGACGTCATGGCTATGCTTGAGGAGCGGACGGCCCAAATGAATCTCGGCCCCCTCTACTGGACGCCCACCGTCTCCATACTGTTCAACTATGAATATATGCGGGACTTTCCCGAAATGCTGGACGACCCCTCTTGGAAAGAGGGCCTGTCACAGGATATTATCGATGATATCAGATCATCGTTGGCAACCCCAGACCGGCTACCCTATTACCAACTAACGCCTATTCGACGGCCTACTTTGAAGAAAAAATTTCAGCAACTCCGGGAGGCAGGCATCGTGCTTATGATTGGCACTGACAGCGGTGTTCCCATGCTCTTCCACAGCCAGTCCACCTGGAACGAATTGGACATCTGGGTGAACCATTTTGGCGTGCCAGCCATGGAGGCCATCCGGGCGGCCACCTATTGGCCAGCCAAGTTCATGGAACAGGAAGATAATTCAGGAACCATTGCCGCTGGCAAATATGCGGACATCATCGCCGTGCGAGGTGATGTACTGAGGAATATCAGTCACCTGCAAAACGTGGATATCGTGATCAAGCACGGAGTGAGGTATAAATAA
- a CDS encoding phospholipase, translating into MLFISVYGQQREIELNGKNKNEIDLKYLFFLPEGYDDDQKSKWPLILFLHGIGERGNDLELVKIHGIPKIVKTEKKFPFIALSPQCPADYVWKDEAMQEAVLDLLLKILKNYRVDNNRVYVTGLSVGGYGTWALAAKNPDLFAAAVPICGGGEPSTARVLKDMPIWVFHGARDEVVLPEESEKMVRALQRVNGKVRYTLYPHAYHDSWTETYANPELYDWLLTHKRTDY; encoded by the coding sequence ATGCTATTCATATCAGTTTACGGACAGCAGCGGGAAATAGAATTAAATGGTAAGAATAAAAATGAGATTGATCTGAAATATTTATTTTTTTTACCGGAAGGTTATGATGATGACCAAAAATCAAAATGGCCTCTGATCTTATTTCTACATGGAATAGGTGAAAGGGGTAATGATCTGGAATTGGTAAAAATTCATGGCATTCCCAAAATTGTTAAAACAGAAAAAAAATTCCCTTTCATTGCCCTGTCGCCGCAATGCCCTGCTGATTATGTCTGGAAAGATGAAGCTATGCAGGAAGCTGTATTGGACCTCTTGTTAAAAATATTGAAAAATTATCGTGTTGATAATAATCGTGTCTATGTTACCGGATTAAGTGTAGGTGGGTACGGTACTTGGGCTTTGGCTGCAAAAAATCCTGATCTGTTCGCTGCAGCAGTACCGATATGTGGCGGCGGTGAACCCTCAACCGCCAGAGTCTTGAAAGATATGCCAATTTGGGTTTTTCACGGTGCACGAGATGAGGTGGTATTGCCAGAAGAATCCGAAAAAATGGTTAGAGCGCTTCAAAGAGTAAACGGTAAGGTGCGTTATACATTATATCCCCATGCTTATCATGATTCATGGACAGAGACTTATGCTAATCCTGAGCTGTACGATTGGTTGCTTACCCACAAAAGGACGGATTACTGA